A portion of the Rhodococcus pseudokoreensis genome contains these proteins:
- a CDS encoding ABC transporter ATP-binding protein produces the protein MSTHAPAVAARAVELSKTYGTGDTQVHALSAVSAEFARGEFTAIMGPSGSGKSTLMHCLAGLDAASSGSVLIGDTELTTLTDKQMTQLRRDRIGFVFQAFNLVPTLTALENITLPLDIAGRKPDAAWLESVLTKLGLKDRLEHRPGELSGGQQQRVACARALAGQPEIIFGDEPTGNLDSKSSGEVLSILRAAVDEFHQTVVIVTHDPRAAAYADRVVFLADGKIVDELRDPTADSVLDTMKRLDEPAHALTSDAAV, from the coding sequence ATGAGCACGCATGCCCCCGCTGTCGCTGCCCGTGCTGTCGAGCTGTCCAAGACGTACGGCACCGGCGACACCCAGGTCCACGCGCTCAGCGCGGTATCCGCGGAGTTCGCCCGTGGTGAGTTCACCGCGATCATGGGACCGTCCGGTTCCGGCAAGTCGACGCTGATGCACTGCCTGGCCGGGCTCGACGCGGCCAGTTCGGGTTCCGTCCTCATCGGCGACACCGAGTTGACGACGCTGACGGACAAGCAGATGACGCAGCTGCGACGCGACCGGATCGGCTTCGTGTTCCAGGCGTTCAACCTGGTTCCGACGCTGACGGCGCTGGAGAACATCACCCTTCCGCTGGACATCGCGGGCCGCAAGCCGGACGCCGCATGGCTGGAGAGCGTGCTGACCAAACTCGGCCTGAAAGACCGTCTCGAACACCGCCCCGGCGAGTTGTCCGGAGGTCAGCAGCAGCGCGTCGCGTGTGCCCGCGCACTCGCCGGGCAGCCGGAGATCATCTTCGGCGACGAGCCCACCGGCAACCTCGACTCGAAGTCCTCCGGCGAGGTGCTGTCGATCCTGCGCGCGGCGGTGGACGAATTCCACCAGACCGTCGTCATCGTCACCCACGACCCCCGCGCGGCCGCCTACGCCGACCGGGTGGTGTTCCTCGCCGACGGCAAGATCGTCGACGAACTGCGTGACCCGACGGCCGATTCGGTCCTCGACACGATGAAGCGACTCGACGAGCCCGCCCACGCCCTCACGTCCGACGCGGCGGTCTGA